The Solanum lycopersicum chromosome 6, SLM_r2.1 genome has a window encoding:
- the LOC101268115 gene encoding BIIDXI-like protein At5g11420, giving the protein MKKAAAILLVLLFATVANSSQKDGLLSNGNFELGPKPSQMKGTKVVDRHAIPNWEISGYVEYIKSGQTQGDMLLPVPQGDYAVRLGEDASIKTKVKVTKGIFYSISFVFARTCAQEEKLNVSVSPNSEPNDWGMLPLQTMYSSEGWDSYSWGFLAEADEIDIVIHNPAVEKDPACGPLIDFVALKALKTPKRPRGNMLKNGNFEEGPYIFPNTTWGVLIPPNIEDDHSPLLGWMIESLKAVKYIDSEHFHVPQGKRAVELVAGRESAIAQVVRTRPGKIYDLLFSIGDASNSCEGSMLVEAFAGKITMQFPYESKGKGGFKRARLRFTAISPRTRVRFLSTYYHMKSDNSGSLCGPVVDDVRLVGLRNPHLP; this is encoded by the exons ATGAAGAAGGCTGCAGCCATATTGTTGGTGCTGCTCTTTGCCACTGTTGCGAATTCATCTCAAAAGGATG GATTATTGTCAAACGGCAACTTCGAGCTAGGTCCAAAACCATCGCAAATGAAAGGCACAAAAGTAGTAGACCGTCACGCAATTCCCAACTGGGAAATCTCAGGCTACGTCGAATACATAAAATCAGGGCAAACACAAGGCGACATGCTACTTCCAGTGCCGCAAGGAGATTACGCAGTTAGGCTGGGTGAAGACGCATCTATTAAGACCAAAGTGAAAGTTACAAAAGGAATTTTCTATTCAATTTCATTTGTGTTCGCTAGAACTTGTGCGCAAGAAGAGAAATTGAATGTTTCCGTTTCCCCTAATTCTGAGCCGAATGATTGGGGAATGCTGCCATTGCAGACAATGTACAGTTCCGAAGGATGGGATTCGTATTCATGGGGATTTTTGGCTGAAGCAGATGAAATTGATATTGTGATTCATAATCCAGCTGTAGAGAAGGACCCGGCTTGTGGCCCGCTTATTGATTTCGTCGCTCTCAAGGCTTTGAAAACACCCAAAAGACCTAGAG GCAACATGTTGAAAAATGGTAACTTTGAAGAGGGTCCATACATTTTCCCAAACACAACATGGGGTGTTCTAATTCCTCCCAACATTGAAGATGATCATTCTCCATTACTAGGATGGATGATTGAATCTCTCAAAGCAGTAAAATACATCGATTCTGAACACTTCCACGTGCCCCAGGGCAAACGAGCCGTCGAGCTCGTGGCCGGAAGAGAGAGTGCCATAGCACAAGTTGTGAGGACAAGACCaggaaaaatatatgatttactTTTCTCAATTGGTGATGCTAGCAACTCTTGTGAAGGATCAATGCTTGTGGAGGCATTTGCTGGAAAAATTACTATGCAGTTTCCTTATGAATCTAAAGGTAAAGGTGGATTCAAAAGGGCTAGGCTTAGATTCACCGCAATTTCACCACGCACAAGAGTGAGGTTTTTGAGCACGTATTATCATATGAAGAGTGATAATTCGGGTTCCTTGTGTGGTCCTGTGGTCGATGATGTGAGATTGGTAGGACTTCGCAATCCCCACCTTCCATAG
- the LOC101267818 gene encoding cytochrome c1-1, heme protein, mitochondrial, whose product MSLGKKIRIGFDGFGRINRFITRGAAQTNDSKLHSRNDALKRGLDGLESAGSKSFRALAAIGAGVSGLLSFATIAYSDEAEHGLECPSYPWPHEGILSSYDHASIRRGHQVYQQVCASCHSMSLISYRDLVGVAYTEEETKAMAAEIEVVDGPNDEGEMFTRPGKLSDRFPQPYANEAAARFANGGAYPPDLSLITKARHNGQNYVFALLTGYRDPPAGVLIREGLHYNPYFPGGAIAMPKMLNDGAVEYEDGIPATEAQMGKDVVSFLSWAAEPEMEERKLMGFKWIFVLSLALLQAAYYRRLRWSVLKSRKLVLDVVN is encoded by the exons ATGA GTTTAGGGAAGAAGATCAGAATAGGATTTGACG GATTTGGAAGAATCAATCGGTTTATTACGAGAGGAGCTGCCCAGACGAATGACTCGAAGCTTCACAGTAGAAATGATGCACTGAAG cGTGGCCTGGATGGACTTGAATCTGCTGGCTCAAAGTCTTTCAGAGCACTTGCAGCCATTGGTGCTGGAGTGTCTGGGCTCCTTAGTTTTGCAACAATTGCTTATTCTGATGAGGCTGAGCATGGACTAGAGTGTCCCAGCTATCCCTGGCCTCACGAAGGCATCCTAAGTTCTTATGACCATGCTTC GATCCGTCGAGGTCACCAGGTTTACCAACAAGTTTGCGCGTCATGCCACTCAATGTCTCTAATCTCATATCGTGATCTTGTTGGGGTTGCATACACCGAGGAAGAGACCAAGGCCATGGCAGCAGAAATTGAGGTGGTTGATGGGCCTAATGATGAAGGTGAGATGTTTACCCGTCCTGGGAAGCTGAGTGATCGTTTCCCTCAGCCTTATGCAAATGAAGCAGCTGCAAGGTTTGCTAATGGAGGAGCCTATCCTCCTGATCTAAGTCTAATTACTAAG GCTCGTCATAATGGTCAAAACTATGTTTTTGCTCTTCTAACTGGCTACCGCGACCCTCCTGCTGGTGTTTTG ATTCGAGAAGGACTTCACTATAATCCTTACTTCCCTGGTGGAGCTATAGCAATGCCTAAAATGCTTAATGATGGAGCCGTTGAGTATGAGGACGGCATCCCTGCGACTGAGGCACAG ATGGGAAAAGATGTTGTCTCATTCTTGTCATGGGCTGCTGAGCCGGAGATGGAAGAGAGAAAGCTG ATGGGTTTCAAATGGATATTTGTTTTATCTCTCGCACTTCTACAAGCAGCTTACTACCGTCGTTTGAGATGGTCTGTCCTCAAATCTCGTAAGTTGGTCCTTGATGTTGTCAATTGA
- the LOC101267535 gene encoding cytochrome P450 734A1-like, which translates to MEDYWLCYLIIFWFVLLIVQKVVINLYFRPRRIQNHFLKQGIRGPKYNFLLGNLKEIADLQLPSSQHFSLSHDIVPRVFSFYHHWKNIYGATFVVWFGATVRVSISDPTLIRDMLLVKSDNFEKIETPPSAKKLEGDGLPNLRGEKWAHHRKILTQIFYSQNLKLMIPMMGKSMKDMLNKWSSKMCKDGKVEIEVSKWFLSLSEEVVTHTVFGSSYEDGKAIFELQAQQLAYATNAFHQLFIPAFRFLPTKKNIISWKLDRDVRSSLMKLIEHRKKSLEFDESELEGPKDMLEVIIKASSNNNSNSPAIKVDDIVEECKTMFLAGKYTTSNLLTWTTILLAMNPHWQQLARDEVFNVCGARDTPSKDDIAKLKIVGMILNESLRLYPPLAAILRRAKIDTKLGNLNLPKGTELLIPTIGIHHDAELWGDDVNEFNPGRFERGVAQAAKSPIAFMPFGLGARHCIGQNLAIIQAKLAIAMMLMRFSFQLAPTYQHAPTIHIFLCPQYGAPIIFKKL; encoded by the exons ATGGAAGATTACTGGTTATGTTATCTTATTATATTTTGGTTTGTTTTGTTAATTGTTCAGAAAGTGGTGATTAATCTTTATTTTAGACCAAGGAGaattcaaaatcattttttgaagCAAGGGATTAGGGGtcctaaatataattttttgttgggaAATCTTAAAGAAATTGCTGATTTACAACTTCCTTCTTCTCAGCACTTCTCTTTATCCCATGACATTGTTCCTAGAGTCTTTTCTTTCTACCATCATTGGAAGAATATATATG GTGCAACATTTGTTGTGTGGTTTGGGGCAACAGTTCGTGTGTCCATCTCAGATCCAACGCTTATTAGGGATATGTTGCTTGTAAAATCAGACAACTTTGAGAAAATTGAAACACCTCCATCCGCCAAGAAGCTCGAAGGAGACGGTTTGCCCAATCTCAGAGGAGAAAAATGGGCTCACCATAGAAAGATATTAACTCAAATATTTTACTCACAAAATCTCAAG cTAATGATTCCTATGATGGGGAAGAGCATGAAGGATATGTTGAACAAATGGTCATCAAAAATGTGCAAGGATGGCAAGGTGGAAATAGAAGTTTCAAAATGGTTTTTGAGCTTGTCTGAAGAGGTGGTTACACATACGGTGTTTGGAAGCAGCTATGAAGATGGAAAAGCCATCTTCGAGTTGCAAGCACAACAATTGGCTTATGCCACTAATGCTTTTCATCAACTTTTCATTCCCGCATTTAG GTTCTTGCCTACTAAGAAGAACATAATTTCTTGGAAATTGGACAGAGACGTtagaagttcattgatgaagcTAATTGAACATAGGAAAAAGAGTTTAGAGTTTGATGAATCGGAGCTGGAAGGTCCAAAGGATATGTTGGAAGTAATTATCAAAgctagtagtaataataattcaaatagtCCTGCTATCAAAGTTGATGACATTGTAGAAGAATGCAAAACCATGTTCTTAGCTGGCAAATATACAACCTCAAATTTGCTGACATGGACAACCATTCTACTAGCCATGAATCCACACTGGCAACAACTTGCACGTGATGAGGTTTTCAACGTCTGTGGAGCACGTGACACCCCATCTAAGGACGATATTGCAAAACTTAAAATA GTTGGTATGATCTTGAATGAATCCCTCCGGCTCTATCCACCTCTTGCTGCAATACTCCGACGTGCCAAAATCGACACGAAATTGGGGAACTTGAATTTGCCTAAAGGGACAGAGCTACTTATTCCAACTATAGGAATCCATCATGATGCAGAATTATGGGGAGACGATGTGAATGAATTTAATCCTGGAAGATTTGAGCGCGGCGTCGCTCAAGCAGCGAAAAGCCCCATAGCCTTCATGCCTTTCGGCTTAGGCGCTCGCCACTGCATTGGACAAAATTTAGCTATCATACAAGCTAAATTAGCCATAGCTATGATGTTGATGCGTTTCTCGTTTCAACTTGCTCCAACTTACCAACATGCTCCtactattcatatatttctaTGTCCACAATATGGAGCTCCAATCATTTTCAAGAAATTGTAG
- the LOC101267245 gene encoding putative cytochrome c oxidase subunit 5b-like — translation MWRRLSSQVRTLSPLRSTAKSNRLSAAATLPSSPATFRPTVPFIARHFSTASANVVKKVEDVMPIATGHEREELEAEIQGKDLLAINFPEGPFGTKEAPAVVESYYDKRIVGCPGDEGEDEHDVVWFWLEKGKPHECPVCAQYFVLKVVGPGGPPDGHDDDDHHH, via the exons ATGTGGAGAAGACTTTCTTCCCAGGTTCGGACTCTAAGCCCACTCCGATCTACCGCTAAATCCAATCGCCTTTCCGCCGCCGCCACCCTACCTTCTTCTCCGGCGACTTTTCGACCTACGGTTCCTTTCATAGCCCGCCACTTCAGTACTGCTTCTG CGAATGTTGTTAAGAAAGTAGAGGATGTAATGCCAATTGCTACTGGTCATGAGCGCGAAGAGCTTGAAGCTGAGATTCAA GGAAAGGATCTTCTCGCCATTAACTTTCCTGAGGGTCCTTTCGGCACAAAG GAAGCACCAGCTGTTGTTGAATCCTACTACGACAAAAGAATTGTAGGATGTCCAGGAGATGAAGGCG AAGACGAACATGATGTTGTTTGGTTCTGGCTAGAAAAGGGCAAGCCACATGAATGCCCAGTATGCGCACAGTATTTTGTG TTGAAGGTGGTTGGCCCTGGAGGACCTCCTGATGGACACGACGATGATGATCATCATCACTGA
- the LOC101266950 gene encoding uncharacterized protein isoform X1 produces the protein MLSQRFPVEYHFSKFTSLSSISEESDMSYLNPSTGSGSRTSRMTFEFGRTYVVRPKGKHQATIVWLHGLGDNGSSWSQLLESLPLPNIKWICPTAPTRPVAILGGFPCTAWFDVGELSDDGPDDFEGLDASVAHIANLLSTEPADVKLGIGGFSMGAATALYSATCFAQGKYGNGNTYPVNLRAIIGLSGWLPGSRNVRNKIEGSLEAARRASSLPILLCHGSCDEVVPYKYGERSTLVLNSAGFRNLAFKKYDGLGHYTVPREMDEVCHWLNARLVLEGCR, from the exons ATGTTGTCCCAAAGATTTCCAG TTGAGTACCATTTCTCAAAGTTCACTAGTCTTTCATCCATCTCTGAAGAGAGTGATATGAGTTATTTAAACCCTTCAACTGGCTCTG GAAGTAGAACTTCTAGGATGACATTCGAGTTTGGAAGGACATATGTCGTGAGGCCCAAAGGGAAACACCAAGCTACAATAGTTTGGTTGCATGGCCTTGGAGATAATGGCTCCAG TTGGTCCCAACTTTTGGAAAGCCTACCCCTTCCTAAT ATCAAATGGATATGTCCAACAGCCCCAACTCGTCCTGTAGCTATACTCGGTGGATTTCCTTGCACTGCAT GGTTTGACGTTGGAGAACTTTCCGATGATGGTCCTGATGATTTTGAAGGCTTAGATGCTTCCGTTGCACATATTGCAAACTTATTGTCAACTGAACCTGCTGATG TTAAACTTGGTATTGGAGGCTTCAGCATGGGTGCAGCGACTGCGCTGTACTCAGCAACTTGCTTTGCACAAGGAAAATACGGAAATGGAAACACCTATCCAGTCAACTTAAGGGCTATCATAGGTCTAAGCGGATGGCTTCCCGGTTCAAG GAACGTGCGTAACAAGATTGAAGGATCACTAGAGGCTGCAAGACGTGCCTCGTCTTTGCCCATTCTACTCTGTCATGGATCGT GTGATGAAGTTGTTCCTTACAAATATGGAGAGAGGTCTACCCTTGTCTTGAACTCAGCTGGATTCAGGAACCTTGCATTCAAAAAATACGACGG